The nucleotide sequence CAATCGCTAACCAATTGGCTTGGTTAATGTAGTACCAGTGCAGATTAACGTAGTCGAACTGATTAGTTTCAATAGTTTTTATGATGACATCTGTAGGGGCGTGAGTCGAAAAACCGATAAATCTAACTTTACCTTGGGCTTGGAGTTTTCTAGCTATATCTAGACATCCACCAGGACGAATACTTTCAGACAATAACTCCTCGGTATTGATTCCATGTAAACCGAGTAAGTCCACATAGTCTAATTTTAAGTAAGCTAGAGATTTTTCAAACTGACGGCGAAATTCTTGAGAATTTGATTGGGGAGAGACTTTCGTTTGAACAATGATTTCGTCACGAGGAAGCTTAGGTAAAACTTGTCCTAACTGAATTTCCGAACTACCATAGCCCCTAGCAGTTTCAATATGATTAATTCCTAGTTCTATAGCTCGATGAATGGTTGCTTCTAAATTACGCTGATTATCTTCAGGGATCTGGCTTTGGGGTAAATCTTGCCATTTATATTGATATCTCATTCCCCCACAGGAGAAGACAGACATTTGTAATTCTGTGCGTCCAAATCTGCGATACAGCATCATATTGATAGAGAAATTGACTAGAGAGCAAATAGCTTCTCATCCCATCTTAAAGATTTGAGCGCAGATCGCCTTTTATTACTGTTGCCAATAGAAGGTAACCAGGGTGCATCTAAATACACCCTAGAATCAAATTTAATGCTGCTAAATTTCTCTAACTACTGGTTTCCCATCAATTACTTCACCGACTAATACCACATCGGTAACGCCCACAAATAATCCGTTTTCTAGAACTCCAGGAATGTTATTTAGGGTTTTTTCGAGTTCGGCTGGGTTGTCAATGGAGTCGAATTTGACATCAATTACCATATTGCCTTGATCGGTGATCACAGGGCCAGCTTTTTTGACTCCCATCCGCAATTGGGGTTTACCACCTAGCTTTTCTATTGCCCGCATCACTGGAGTCATGGCTAAAGGTAGAACTTCTACGGGTAGCAAGAAGGTAGAACCTAATTTATCGACGATTTTAGAGCTATCAACGACGACAATAAATTCTTCTGCTAAGCTATCAACGATTTTCTCACGGGTATGAGCCGCACCGCCACCTTTAATCAAGTTTTTGTGGGGATCTACTTCATCAGCGCCATCGATCGCCACATCAATTCGATCTACCTCATCTAGAGTAGTGAGAGGAATCCCATATTGTTTAGCTAGAACTGTAGCTTGAAAAGAGGTAGGAATCCCTTTGATATCAGTAATTTCTCCTGACTTCAGACGCTCCCCAATATATTGTATGGCATATGCTGTGGTGGAACCGGTTCCCAGTCCAACAATTGCGCCTGACTTGACTCGTTGAGCGGCGGCTTTACCTACTTCTTGTTTCATCAATGTGACTGGATCTGAAGTTTCACTCACGCTATTTACTCCTTGGACTTTACAGAGATGTTCTCACGATAGCAAGCTTAATAGCAAGGTTCCCTCTGGAGCCAAAAAGACCAAATGCGATCTGTGCGATCGCATTTTATAGAAGATAGAAAAAGGAACCAGGAAAAGTCATCCCAATTCCCCAAATCTTGGCGACAGATGTTTAGTGGGGTTGCATTTTGAGACAGGCGATATAGCTAGACTGCTCGTGCGTGGTTTTGCAGATAATCGAGTAAAGGTTCCATCCCTGGTAGGATACTAAGATCGTCAAAAGAGACTTGGTGACTGATTCCTTGGGTTTCTACCGTAATTTGATATTGCAAAAGATCGCGAGCGGCTGGAGTAGTATTAGTAGTGTTTCCCGTCTGTAAAATTCCACTTTGCTGCACTAAAGACTCTAACTTAGTGACTTCTTCAGCAGGTAGTGAAGCTGTCTCTACTTCGTAACCCAGCCTTAAACCCGCGTACCCTCCTGATTGGCGAAATGTAATTTTCATAGGGTAATAAACCTCGTTAGTTGGGTGTTCTTTGTTAACCAGATTTATCACCATTGGTACAGGAAAATGAGAAATAATCGACGGTGAGAAGTAGATTAAAACTGCTATGACCAAACTCACCGCCGTTGCAGCAAGGAGTCTGACGAACATAAACCCTTGTAATCCTCAGCATTCAGGGAGTAACATCGAATTGGGTTACCATTGAGCGATCGCTCTTCGTGCAACTTCATCCCATTCTTCTCTAGCACCCTAATCGATGCAGTATTGGGTAGATCGACAGTTGACATGACATAGGGTAATTTCAGTTGCTCAAAGGCATATTCCAAAACGCATCTAGCACTTTCGGTAGCTAGTCCTTGTCCCCAAGCAGAAGTAGAGATGGAGTACAAAAGATCGGGACTGACAACTTCTCCATCCCACAACCCGCATACACCTTGGAACTCACCATTGGCTTTGTTGGTAAGAACCCATAGTCCGTAACCCTTATTTTGAAACAAGGTGGAACTTAACTCGATAAATCCCGCAACTGTTTCTCGATCTATAATGCGATCGTCAAACAGATAACGCCTCACCATTGGTTCTGTCCAATGTTGTAGCAGCAAATCGATATCTGCATCTGTACAAGGTCGAAACGCGAGACGTGATGAGCTAAGCATGATTGCATATGTTGAATTATAAGATCTATTGTGGGGCAGACATCTTGCCTGCCGTAGGATAGCTGTTCCGGCTATCCTACAAATGACTGAGGATTGCTATGGTTAGACTGTGATTCCTACAGCATCCCAGCCTTTTTTGACTGCTTGCTGTTCTATTGAACCATTCCCAAATTGTTGCCCAGCAACTAGATGAGTCATTGATGCCATTTCTTGGAACTGACTTTTATCATTGAGATTCTTCATAGTTTGATACCAAATCTGACCGAGTTTCTCCCAAGCAAAACCGCCTATTTCCAGCGCCGTTCGGTAGAAAGCATGGTTAGGAATCCCAGAATTGATGTGGACACCGCCGCGATCTTCAAAGCCATCGTATATATCTCTCATATGCTTCGGTTGTGGATCTGTTCCTAGCAAGGGATCGTTTTCATAAGCTTTTTCGGCTTTAAAGGTACGCAAACACTTAGCTGTAACTCCAGATCCCATAATTTGGTCGCCATTGAGCCAATCAGCTTGATTCACATCTTGTTTCAGGAACCATTGTTTAACTAAAGCACCCATTGCATCGGCAAAATGTTCGTTAAGTGCGCCTGATTGTTTGAAATACTCCAAGTTACAGGTATGCTGAATCACTCCATGAGTCATTTCGTGTGCTGCAACATCCAAAGCTTTGGTGAACCTAGTAAAGATTCTGCCATCGCCATCACCATAAGTCATTTGTTCTCCATTCCAGAAGGCGTTATTGTACCTCCTGCCAAACCTAACTGTCGAAATTAAGCTCATTCCTCGGTCATCTATCGAGTTTCGCTTGAATACAGCTTTATAAAAGTCGTAAACAGTTCCAGAATGCTCGTAAGCTTCCTTAACATCCTCATCTCCAGCTGGAGGTTCTTGTCCTTCGGCACACATCAACTTGCCTGGTAAACGTCCCTCGTCACTGATGTTTTCCATGTCATACACGAGACGATTTTTTGTCCCCGCAGGGGAGGGAATAGCAGCCATGATGGGCATTCTAGATATCATACTCCGCATAGCACGAGCAGCCGCAGCTTGTTTGATAGCATGAACCGCTAGTCGCCGGATTTCCGGATCGTCAGATTCTACCAAGCGATCTAATACGTGGGGTGGTAAGAAGCAGTGAATAGGATTGTGACAGTGAGGATTTTGACAAACGTGCATTTTTATTCTCCTAAAGTGGTTAAATTACTTTTTTAAGGGCGTAATGCATTACTAACCTACATTTCGGTTACAAATTGGCAGTAACCCAAGCCGCCGCCGCGATCGCTCTAGCTATTTCTGCGGCATACTCTAGATCGACAAAGGTATCGGTCTTCATGTGATAATTTGGGTTAGCTTCGGGTGCTGGCGAGTCAGTATGAGGCCCTGCAAAGAAGTCTTCCGAGACGACGCAAGCTGCATATCCCCGTTCGTGGAAGCTGGCGTGATCGCTTCTTCCCGCCGCCGGATCTGGGTTGGTATAAATTTGAACTGGTTCTAGTTGCGGGGAAATTTTGGAGGCGAGTCGCTCTAGTCTTTGTGCCAAAATTAGGGAACGTTCCTGTACTTCTAACCCTTGGGGATACCCGACGTGGACTTCAAAAGACTTGGGTGACTGCTGGTTATAGCCAATCATGTCCATCTGATAAACGGCTACAATAGGGGCGGCGATCGCGGCTTGCGCTCTGGCATAGGCTTTACTCCCAATTAATCCGTGTTCTTCGGCGTTAAATAACACAAATCTGAGCGATCGCTTGGGTGGTTTATTGCTGGCTAACTGTTGGAAAATATCAGCTATAGCTAGCACTGCGGCGACTCCACTCGCGTCGTCATCTCTACCTGGGGCAATATCCCTAGGCGCATCGAAATGGTCGCTAAAAGCAGCCGTAGAGTCTAGATGAGCGGTAATTAAAACTATTTCATCTGGTTTATCACCCTGCATTTCTGCTTCCACGTTATACAGGGTTTGTCCTTCGTGAACGAAAGGTTGCATCCTGACGGTAAATTTATCTCCCCCAATCGCCGTCAAATCCTTAGCTAAAGCCTCTGTCGCTTTGGCATTATCAGGATGCTGGATATGGCGACTGATAATCTTTTTTTCTCCGTCAAGCGGTTGAATACCACTGTAGCGATCGAGGTGATAATTAATGACATTGGGGGTAATCTCTTGCAGCTTGGCGAGTTCTGTTGGACTTAAATCTGGCTCAGTGGTGGGAATTTGCAAGAAACTAGCTTGTCTTTCAGTTCCAAATGGCTCTAATAAACTTAAATCTGGCATTAACTTGAAGTTATGCCCGTGATATGCCTCTTCAAAGTGATATTCTTCGACGGATCTACCTGCGGGTAAGGCGACGAATAACCCTTCACTAGAGGAAGCAAGTACCCAGTCGGCGGAGTCATCTTGACTGAAAAAATGAGCCGAATGCCCTTGTTCTACCAAAAATCCGGTACTAGTTTGGCGATCGTCCCGTAAAAGATACAAATCTCTGGTTAAAGGTGCATCTTCATTCCCTAATCTATCTACAGCAAACCCCAGATCGTCAAGTTGAGAAATGGTGTTGGTAGTGGCGATCGCATATACCAAATTTCCCCCTTCACCTGTCACATACAAGGGAACTAAAGGGAAATGCCGTATTGATTGTCGCCAGTTTTGCTGTTGCTGCGCTGGAGTAACATTAACGCGAATGTAGCGTAATTTCCTCCCTGCCAAAACTTCTGTAATTAGCAAGGGATGAGGTACAACTCGCCAGCCAGCAGTTACAGCTTGAAGACGTTCTCGACTATCTTCACCCACAAATACACATTCTTCGGGATTATTACCAGCTTTTTGAGCAGCTAAATTGAAGATTTCAGGAGAGTTTTTGGCACCATAAACTAATAATTCAGGATTGAAGAATTCATCAATCTGAGCTTCTCTGAAAACTCTGGCTACATTCTCTGGACTATCTTCGCCAATATTCGAGATAATTCCTAAACGAATATCCCTATTTTTTAAGCCTTGAAGAATATCTTGTATATAAGCATATACTTCAAGTTTTTCTAAACGGTAGTGTGGTGGCGGCGGCAGAATTTTAGCCGTGCCCAAAGTATCTCCAATATCAAAAAAAACTGTAAGTTTATTCTGATTATTCATGTGTTTTATTAAATGAAATTTCCGCCCGAAAAAATAACTAATCTAGTTACTATATCGGCTCTATCCTGACTGTTAGTTTTTTTGTGTGCCCGAAATTACAGCAGGATTATGCTTAAATTTAGTCATTTAAGCGGGTATGAAAAACTGTTTTGCTAAGTGATTGTCTGAGATGATTATTGAGCCAAACTAGTGATTTATTGACAAATTCTCTGTTTGGTTACTTTCCCAAATTAGCTTTATCAATCTAGCGATGTCAGGAAAAGTAAAGAAACTGTAACATAGATAGTTGAGATCGGGAATCGGGAGTCGGGAGTCGGTCAGACAAAATATACAAATAATTTTGTTTAAGTACTTAATACCAATTCACCTTGAAAACGCTACAAATCTTGGGTAGGGGCGCAAAGCATTGCGCCCCTACAGATAATTTATATGTAGCAAATATTTAGTGATTTGGTATGAGCTAGATTTACGCCAAAGATTGCTGGCGTGCGATCGCCATTAAAGCGGAAACTAACTGTTCTGGATCGAGCGGTTTCGTTACCTGCCGTTGATAGCCACTAGCGATCGCCCGTTGACGGTCATCTTCTCTGGCATAGGCAGTGAGGGCGATCGCTGGAATCTGCCCTGCTTTTTCGGGAGCTAAAGCTCGGATCTGTCGCATCAAGGTATAGCCATCCATTTCCGGCATTCCAATATCACTAACCAACGCATCGGGTTGGAAGGACTCTAGAGCAGTTAGCGCTTCTGCGGCAGAGGTAACCGTCAGGACTTCGGCTCCATATTGGGTTAGCACTATGGTTAATAGCTCGCGGGCATCGGGTTCATCATCCACTGCCAGGACTCGAATCCCGGTCAAATCTAAGTCTAGTAGGGGTAATTCATCAGATGGTATCGTTTCGAGTTCGGTATCCAGCAAAGGAAATCGAACCGTAAAGGTAGCTCCCTGTCCTTCACCGAGACTATCAGCCGTGATAGTGCCGCCATGTGCCTCAACCAAGGTACGGACGATCGCCAATCCTAACCCCAACCCACCATACTTGCGGGTGGTGGAAGCATCTTCTTGCTGAAAAGACTCAAACAGATGGGGCAGAAAGTCAGCGCTGATCCCTTTGCCTGTATCGCTGACGGTAATTTGCGCCTCGTTGCCAATTCGCTCTAGCCAGATGTCTACCCGTCCATTGTGAGGGGTGAACTTGATCGCGTTGGATAGCAAGTTCCAAACCACTTGCTGGAGTCGAGCCGAGTCACCAGACACTCGCCCAATCTGGGGTAACACTGGATGCAATAGGATTGATTTGGCAACGGCTGCTGCTCTGACGGTATCCATTGCCGACTCAATCACAAACACCAGATCGACAGGGACAGTATCCATGCTAAGTTTGCCACGGAGAATTTTGGCGACATCAAGCAGGTCATCAATCAATTGAGTTTGTAGTTTGGCGTTACGTTCGATGGTGGCTAAAGCTTCAGCCGTTCGAGTTTCATCAAATTTGCGGGTTTGTAAGAGTTTTGTCCAACCCAAAATTGGGTTAAGCGGCGATCGCAACTCGTGGGATAGAATCGCCAAAAACTCATCTTTAAGGCGATTAGCACGTTCAGCTTCGGCTCTGGCAGCTTGCTCTTGCTCTAACAAGCGCTCCCGTTCCATTTCAGCCTGTTGGCGCTCGGTGATATCTCGCGAAATTGATAGCACTTGTTCCGTCTGCCCAGAGGCATTCTGAATCGGGCTAACAATCACTTCCCACCATTTCGGTCTGCCTTTTGCAGTGGGGCAAAACCCGCGAAAAATGCTGACTTCGCCAGCTTTAGCGGCAGCCAGGGCTTGCTCTGCCTGTTGACGATACTCACCTTGCCAAAAACAGATCCATTCAGTATTGAGATGGGGCATGAAGTCGTCAATTTCTAGCAAACACATACCACCTACATTCATATAGAGAAGCCGTCCATCGGTATCTAAGACCTTGATGCAATCAGGGCTACTTTCTAACAAGCGGTTTTTAAATTCTTCACTCTGGCGTAGGGTGTCCTCTACCTGCTTGCGATCGGTAATATCTTCAGCAATGCCTACGAGTCGATAGATCTTCCCCGTCTCATCTGCTAGGGGAAAACAGCGATCGCGCACCCAGCGAATACTGCCGTCGGCTAAGACAATCCGGTACTCTTGGTCAAATTGACCAGTCATCGCTTTTTCCTGAAATGTGTTGGCGGTCACTTCCCGATCGTCTGGATGAATGTAATTGACCCAGGCTCGTTGGTCTTCATACAATTCGTGCGGGTTCAATCCCCACAAGCGTTCATAGGCAGGGCTGACATAGCAGAGCCAGTTTTCGGATATATTTCTGATCCAGAACACCGCATCAATATTTTCGGCAAGCTGCCTGAAGCGTTCTTCACTCTCCTGCAACGCTTCCTCCGATCGCTTGCGTTCTGTGATGTCGATATCAACACCTGCCATCCGCATCGGCTGACCGTTTGGATCGTAGAACACTTTACCCTGAGACAATGCCCACCGAATATAGCCATTGGGATAGACGACTCGAAATTCGATATTGTAGTCTGCTCCAGTGCTGATGGCATGATTGATAGATAGCTGCATACGCTCGCGATCGTCTGGGTGTACCACCGAGACAAACATGGGATAAGAGCCATCAAATTCTCCAGTTTCTAGTCCAAATAAAGCTTCCAAGTTATCCGACCAGAAAATCTGCCCCGTCTGGAGGTTCCAGTCCCATGTGCCCATCCGCGAAGCTTCCAGTGCCACTCGCAGATGTTCTTCGCTCTCTCGCAGTTCTGCTTCTATCTGTTGGCGTTCTACCAAGTCGCGCTGTACTTGCTGATAGAGTTGTGCCTGCCGTAGGGCAATGCTCACCGGAGCAACTAATTCTTTGAGTAAGTCAATCTCCAAGGGCTGCCACGACCTTGGGGCAGCGCAGTGATGGGCAATCAGCAAACCCCAGAACCGATCGCCGTGCAGAATCGGCACGACTAGATTGGCTTTGACTTGAAACTGCGCCAACAATTCAACATGGCAGGGGTCGATATCACTATTGTCAATATCAGATATTGCTGTTACTTGTCCCTGACAATAGCGTTTCACATAATCTTCGGCAAAAGCGACATCGTGGTTCAAAGATTCTGGGCGACTGAATCTGAGGTAGTTGTTAGCGAGGCAGGGATCGTAAATTGTAGAAGAAAGGAGCGATCGCCACTGTGCCCCCACGGATTCTGCGACTACCGTGCCATTACCATCCGGTTCTAACTGAAAAACCAGGACGCGATCGGTATGCAGAAACTGTCGGATTTCGGCGACAATCGTTGCTAGAATTTCCTCCAATTCCAGCGTTTGCTGAACCTTTTGGATAATTTGCGAGACTAACAATTCGCGTTCGATCCTCTGTTGCAGTTGGGTGCGGAGTTGGACTGCCTCAATTGCCCCGTTGACTGCCTGTTGCAACCCTTCCGGCGTGATTTGCCCTTTGACCAAATAATCTTGTGCCCCCGCTTTCATTGATTGTACGGCGATCGCCTCATTGCCCTGTCCTGTCATCAAAATGATCGGTAAACAGAACTCCTGGGTAGTAGGCTGTAACTGGCTCAGAAACTCCAGTCCATCCAGGTCGGGCAAGCGGTAATCGAGCA is from Merismopedia glauca CCAP 1448/3 and encodes:
- the rpiA gene encoding ribose-5-phosphate isomerase RpiA, which gives rise to MKQEVGKAAAQRVKSGAIVGLGTGSTTAYAIQYIGERLKSGEITDIKGIPTSFQATVLAKQYGIPLTTLDEVDRIDVAIDGADEVDPHKNLIKGGGAAHTREKIVDSLAEEFIVVVDSSKIVDKLGSTFLLPVEVLPLAMTPVMRAIEKLGGKPQLRMGVKKAGPVITDQGNMVIDVKFDSIDNPAELEKTLNNIPGVLENGLFVGVTDVVLVGEVIDGKPVVREI
- a CDS encoding M20/M25/M40 family metallo-hydrolase, whose translation is MNNQNKLTVFFDIGDTLGTAKILPPPPHYRLEKLEVYAYIQDILQGLKNRDIRLGIISNIGEDSPENVARVFREAQIDEFFNPELLVYGAKNSPEIFNLAAQKAGNNPEECVFVGEDSRERLQAVTAGWRVVPHPLLITEVLAGRKLRYIRVNVTPAQQQQNWRQSIRHFPLVPLYVTGEGGNLVYAIATTNTISQLDDLGFAVDRLGNEDAPLTRDLYLLRDDRQTSTGFLVEQGHSAHFFSQDDSADWVLASSSEGLFVALPAGRSVEEYHFEEAYHGHNFKLMPDLSLLEPFGTERQASFLQIPTTEPDLSPTELAKLQEITPNVINYHLDRYSGIQPLDGEKKIISRHIQHPDNAKATEALAKDLTAIGGDKFTVRMQPFVHEGQTLYNVEAEMQGDKPDEIVLITAHLDSTAAFSDHFDAPRDIAPGRDDDASGVAAVLAIADIFQQLASNKPPKRSLRFVLFNAEEHGLIGSKAYARAQAAIAAPIVAVYQMDMIGYNQQSPKSFEVHVGYPQGLEVQERSLILAQRLERLASKISPQLEPVQIYTNPDPAAGRSDHASFHERGYAACVVSEDFFAGPHTDSPAPEANPNYHMKTDTFVDLEYAAEIARAIAAAAWVTANL
- a CDS encoding PAS domain-containing protein — its product is MNRIARTILIVDDSAEDRELYRRYLLRDREYSYTILEASLGQQGLDLWHQHQPDVLLLDYRLPDLDGLEFLSQLQPTTQEFCLPIILMTGQGNEAIAVQSMKAGAQDYLVKGQITPEGLQQAVNGAIEAVQLRTQLQQRIERELLVSQIIQKVQQTLELEEILATIVAEIRQFLHTDRVLVFQLEPDGNGTVVAESVGAQWRSLLSSTIYDPCLANNYLRFSRPESLNHDVAFAEDYVKRYCQGQVTAISDIDNSDIDPCHVELLAQFQVKANLVVPILHGDRFWGLLIAHHCAAPRSWQPLEIDLLKELVAPVSIALRQAQLYQQVQRDLVERQQIEAELRESEEHLRVALEASRMGTWDWNLQTGQIFWSDNLEALFGLETGEFDGSYPMFVSVVHPDDRERMQLSINHAISTGADYNIEFRVVYPNGYIRWALSQGKVFYDPNGQPMRMAGVDIDITERKRSEEALQESEERFRQLAENIDAVFWIRNISENWLCYVSPAYERLWGLNPHELYEDQRAWVNYIHPDDREVTANTFQEKAMTGQFDQEYRIVLADGSIRWVRDRCFPLADETGKIYRLVGIAEDITDRKQVEDTLRQSEEFKNRLLESSPDCIKVLDTDGRLLYMNVGGMCLLEIDDFMPHLNTEWICFWQGEYRQQAEQALAAAKAGEVSIFRGFCPTAKGRPKWWEVIVSPIQNASGQTEQVLSISRDITERQQAEMERERLLEQEQAARAEAERANRLKDEFLAILSHELRSPLNPILGWTKLLQTRKFDETRTAEALATIERNAKLQTQLIDDLLDVAKILRGKLSMDTVPVDLVFVIESAMDTVRAAAVAKSILLHPVLPQIGRVSGDSARLQQVVWNLLSNAIKFTPHNGRVDIWLERIGNEAQITVSDTGKGISADFLPHLFESFQQEDASTTRKYGGLGLGLAIVRTLVEAHGGTITADSLGEGQGATFTVRFPLLDTELETIPSDELPLLDLDLTGIRVLAVDDEPDARELLTIVLTQYGAEVLTVTSAAEALTALESFQPDALVSDIGMPEMDGYTLMRQIRALAPEKAGQIPAIALTAYAREDDRQRAIASGYQRQVTKPLDPEQLVSALMAIARQQSLA
- a CDS encoding protealysin inhibitor emfourin, translated to MFVRLLAATAVSLVIAVLIYFSPSIISHFPVPMVINLVNKEHPTNEVYYPMKITFRQSGGYAGLRLGYEVETASLPAEEVTKLESLVQQSGILQTGNTTNTTPAARDLLQYQITVETQGISHQVSFDDLSILPGMEPLLDYLQNHARAV
- a CDS encoding GNAT family N-acetyltransferase; the protein is MLSSSRLAFRPCTDADIDLLLQHWTEPMVRRYLFDDRIIDRETVAGFIELSSTLFQNKGYGLWVLTNKANGEFQGVCGLWDGEVVSPDLLYSISTSAWGQGLATESARCVLEYAFEQLKLPYVMSTVDLPNTASIRVLEKNGMKLHEERSLNGNPIRCYSLNAEDYKGLCSSDSLLQRR
- a CDS encoding M4 family metallopeptidase, with amino-acid sequence MHVCQNPHCHNPIHCFLPPHVLDRLVESDDPEIRRLAVHAIKQAAAARAMRSMISRMPIMAAIPSPAGTKNRLVYDMENISDEGRLPGKLMCAEGQEPPAGDEDVKEAYEHSGTVYDFYKAVFKRNSIDDRGMSLISTVRFGRRYNNAFWNGEQMTYGDGDGRIFTRFTKALDVAAHEMTHGVIQHTCNLEYFKQSGALNEHFADAMGALVKQWFLKQDVNQADWLNGDQIMGSGVTAKCLRTFKAEKAYENDPLLGTDPQPKHMRDIYDGFEDRGGVHINSGIPNHAFYRTALEIGGFAWEKLGQIWYQTMKNLNDKSQFQEMASMTHLVAGQQFGNGSIEQQAVKKGWDAVGITV